In Candidatus Epulonipiscium viviparus, one DNA window encodes the following:
- a CDS encoding 3-oxoacid CoA-transferase subunit A, giving the protein MKIIEIDELKNLVKDSMTVMVNGFMGCGTPHKVIDKLLELGVKDLTLICNDTALADYGVGKMVTQKRFSKILASHVGLNPETAKQLNANETEVHLIPQGTLVERIRSGGAGLGGFLTPTGLGTVAEEGKQIIEVDGQSYLLELPLRADVALIGAHIVDKKGNCYYRGSTRNFGPVMATAADVVIVEADKIVEVGELTPESIVTPHIFVDYVIDGGAN; this is encoded by the coding sequence ATGAAAATAATTGAAATTGATGAGTTAAAAAATCTAGTAAAAGATTCTATGACTGTAATGGTTAATGGTTTTATGGGCTGCGGAACTCCGCATAAAGTGATAGATAAGTTGTTAGAGCTGGGGGTTAAAGATTTAACTTTAATTTGTAACGATACAGCTCTTGCTGATTATGGCGTGGGCAAAATGGTGACCCAAAAGCGATTTTCAAAAATACTAGCTTCTCATGTTGGATTAAATCCAGAAACTGCTAAACAACTTAATGCTAATGAAACAGAAGTTCATCTTATTCCGCAGGGAACGCTTGTAGAACGAATCCGAAGCGGCGGGGCTGGTCTGGGAGGATTTTTAACTCCAACAGGGCTTGGCACTGTGGCAGAAGAAGGAAAACAAATTATTGAAGTCGATGGACAAAGCTATTTGCTAGAGCTCCCTCTAAGAGCCGATGTTGCATTGATCGGTGCGCACATTGTTGATAAAAAAGGCAATTGCTATTATAGAGGTTCAACTAGAAATTTTGGTCCTGTTATGGCGACGGCCGCAGATGTCGTTATCGTAGAAGCAGATAAGATTGTAGAAGTAGGAGAGCTCACACCAGAAAGTATAGTGACTCCACACATTTTTGTAGACTATGTAATAGATGGAGGTGCAAACTAG
- a CDS encoding 3-oxoacid CoA-transferase subunit B translates to MKEFIAKRVAKELKDGDVVNLGIGLPTLVVNYLEPNQDITFQSENGFIGIGPTPPEGEEDLYIVNAGGKPVTINQEGAFFDSAMSFAIIRGGHVDVTVLGALEVDEKGNLANWMIPGKMVPGMGGAMDLVVGAKRVIVAMEHTNKGRAKILKECTLPLTAKGQVNLIITEMGVIEVTPDGLLLSEINPDYTVEQVQEATQATLIISKNLKEM, encoded by the coding sequence ATGAAAGAATTTATCGCTAAACGTGTTGCAAAAGAACTTAAAGATGGTGACGTCGTAAATTTGGGAATCGGTTTACCTACATTGGTAGTTAACTATTTGGAGCCTAATCAGGACATAACTTTTCAATCAGAAAACGGATTTATAGGAATTGGTCCCACTCCTCCAGAAGGAGAAGAAGATCTATATATAGTTAATGCAGGTGGAAAACCTGTAACCATCAATCAAGAAGGAGCATTTTTTGACAGTGCCATGTCTTTTGCTATTATCCGAGGTGGGCATGTAGACGTAACCGTTTTGGGTGCGCTAGAAGTAGATGAAAAAGGAAATTTGGCAAATTGGATGATACCTGGAAAAATGGTGCCTGGAATGGGTGGCGCTATGGATTTGGTAGTTGGTGCAAAGCGAGTTATTGTTGCAATGGAACACACAAACAAAGGCCGAGCTAAAATTTTAAAAGAATGTACGCTCCCTTTGACTGCTAAAGGACAAGTGAATTTAATTATTACAGAGATGGGTGTCATAGAAGTTACGCCAGATGGATTGTTGCTAAGCGAAATTAATCCAGACTATACTGTAGAACAAGTTCAAGAAGCTACACAAGCGACGTTAATTATTAGTAAAAATTTAAAAGAAATGTAA
- a CDS encoding short-chain fatty acid transporter produces MFKKFTNGCVNLVQRYLPDPFLFCIMLTFIIFISGMVFTKQTAIEMTMHWGNGFWSLLAFTMQMALVLVLGTALANAPIINKALVVLAKIPKKPTTAIILVTVVSALACLINWGFGLVIGAIFAKEIAKQVKKVDYRLLIAAAYSGFLFWHAGLSGSIPLSLASGGEGLVKATASVVSASGITTQDTIFSSTNIFMVIFLLITIPLLNAAMHPDPDKVIVIDPALLADAPVPAKLNRKNMTPVEKLENSMLVTILISVLGFAYIIIYFIERGFSLNLDIVNLIFMFAGILLHRTPRRYLNALMDSTKSAGPILLQFPFYAGIMGMMNGANIDGVSLASLITNMFVNIANKFTFPTLSFWSAGLLNFFIPSGGGQWAVQAPIMMPAGNLLGVDAATTAMSIAWGDAWTNMLQPFWALPALGIAGLGAKDIMGYCVVILLYSGVIISLGLLIF; encoded by the coding sequence ATGTTCAAAAAGTTTACCAACGGATGCGTAAATTTAGTACAAAGATATTTACCAGATCCATTTCTATTTTGCATAATGCTTACATTCATAATTTTTATATCGGGAATGGTCTTTACAAAACAAACTGCTATTGAGATGACAATGCATTGGGGTAATGGGTTTTGGAGCTTGCTAGCATTTACTATGCAAATGGCATTGGTATTGGTGTTGGGAACCGCTTTGGCAAATGCACCAATAATCAATAAAGCACTGGTTGTTTTGGCCAAAATTCCCAAAAAACCTACAACTGCAATAATTTTAGTAACCGTGGTTTCAGCTCTTGCTTGTCTAATAAACTGGGGATTTGGGCTGGTAATAGGTGCCATTTTTGCAAAAGAAATAGCAAAGCAAGTTAAGAAAGTGGATTATAGACTTCTGATCGCAGCCGCTTATTCGGGATTTTTATTTTGGCACGCAGGTTTGTCTGGCTCGATTCCTTTATCGCTTGCATCTGGTGGTGAAGGGCTCGTAAAAGCAACGGCATCGGTGGTCTCTGCATCAGGAATTACAACTCAGGATACCATTTTTTCGTCAACGAATATTTTTATGGTTATATTTTTATTGATCACTATTCCTCTTTTAAATGCCGCAATGCATCCAGATCCAGATAAGGTAATAGTTATAGATCCAGCCTTACTAGCCGATGCGCCAGTTCCAGCAAAGCTAAATCGCAAAAATATGACTCCGGTAGAAAAACTCGAAAATTCTATGCTAGTTACAATTCTTATATCGGTTCTAGGATTTGCGTATATCATAATATACTTTATAGAAAGAGGATTCAGTTTAAACCTTGATATTGTGAATTTGATATTTATGTTTGCTGGAATTTTGTTGCATAGGACACCCAGAAGATATTTAAATGCGCTAATGGATTCTACAAAAAGTGCAGGGCCGATATTGTTGCAGTTTCCATTCTATGCAGGTATTATGGGTATGATGAATGGAGCGAATATAGACGGTGTTTCGTTAGCGAGTCTAATTACCAATATGTTTGTAAATATAGCGAATAAATTTACGTTTCCTACGCTATCATTTTGGAGTGCAGGACTCTTAAACTTTTTTATTCCATCTGGTGGGGGGCAATGGGCTGTTCAGGCGCCAATCATGATGCCAGCCGGAAATTTACTCGGTGTAGATGCGGCAACAACCGCGATGTCTATTGCTTGGGGAGATGCGTGGACTAATATGTTGCAGCCGTTTTGGGCGTTGCCTGCATTGGGGATAGCCGGGCTTGGTGCAAAAGATATAATGGGATATTGCGTAGTTATATTATTATATTCTGGAGTTATTATTTCGCTGGGATTATTGATATTTTAA
- a CDS encoding alpha/beta fold hydrolase: protein MIYGIILIIVIVAVVIAIVMMDYLRFTALRKHKIKNLYKMKTSLGNIAYIDLNSTAPNAILFCTSATQAIDAVFAFRWLTKSEYRIICIDRPAIDLPNSYMIHADIYHEVLQGLGVTQVAVFGVSMGGITALAYTKKYGATGLLLWSAVTKKCTVNIKSANSWIGKLVRFNKCKDLTSYLLVILARVAPTILLTELFEAGAEVMRKDLKIMAKTVAHNKESKAELIAMMTSMAPKSLMYEKMICEFERVVTLEEDWSSIRTQCLAIYSALDASVSLDNLTYIEQTLSNIEAKVMTGAGHYIWWGSDYAKIESLKFLKECF, encoded by the coding sequence ATGATATATGGAATTATACTGATTATAGTTATAGTTGCTGTAGTTATAGCAATTGTTATGATGGATTATTTGAGATTTACTGCATTGAGAAAACATAAAATAAAGAACTTATACAAAATGAAAACATCGCTAGGTAATATTGCGTATATAGATTTAAACAGTACGGCTCCGAACGCAATACTATTTTGTACTAGTGCGACTCAGGCCATAGATGCCGTCTTTGCTTTTAGATGGTTAACCAAAAGTGAATACCGTATTATATGTATCGATCGACCGGCGATTGATTTGCCTAATTCATACATGATACATGCAGATATCTATCATGAGGTCTTGCAAGGTCTTGGTGTTACTCAAGTTGCTGTGTTTGGAGTATCTATGGGAGGGATAACTGCATTAGCGTATACCAAAAAATATGGTGCCACAGGCTTATTGCTATGGAGTGCAGTAACAAAAAAATGTACTGTTAACATAAAATCTGCAAATTCGTGGATCGGAAAACTTGTACGTTTTAATAAATGTAAAGATTTAACATCATATCTGCTAGTAATACTTGCTAGGGTGGCCCCAACAATTTTGCTGACAGAATTATTTGAGGCTGGTGCCGAAGTGATGAGAAAAGATTTAAAAATTATGGCAAAAACAGTAGCTCATAACAAGGAGTCAAAAGCCGAATTGATTGCAATGATGACATCTATGGCCCCAAAAAGTTTGATGTATGAAAAAATGATATGCGAGTTTGAGAGGGTAGTCACCTTAGAAGAGGATTGGTCATCGATAAGAACGCAGTGCCTAGCAATTTACTCGGCTTTGGATGCAAGTGTGTCATTAGATAATTTGACCTATATAGAGCAAACGCTATCTAATATAGAAGCCAAAGTAATGACTGGTGCTGGGCACTATATTTGGTGGGGGTCAGATTATGCCAAAATTGAAAGTCTGAAATTTTTAAAGGAGTGTTTCTAA
- a CDS encoding glycosyltransferase: MKVLLMSIGTRGDCEPFLAIANQLKNRGDEVICVFPEQYRSLAEEENFEFHSFGAEFVELLNSDEGRYLIAGKNSAKKFKATLKLYKSSTPMRKNLLDIQHKLIESIDPDCIIFHPKVIYPISWSLKTGKNIVLLCPVPCAVHPIEGFASIGINKNLGKLCNKWSYDIVNYIMGMSLKTASKAYFDNEYSTKRLTKALKDVKIIYSVSKALMDYQEGWGDNINIAGFLERDKVHAWSMPDGLELFLSRHPKIILVTFGSMVNIDPELTTAMVLDALKECKIPAIINTAGGGLVKPAEHDEKNIFFTDNIPYDYILPRMYATIHHGGAGTTHSSLKSGCATMAIPHAVDQPLWNRWIYNLGVGPLGVSINKLSTAILKEKLLDLYNTSSYKQNALRLSKQMKNDNDYEQLYNFIIN, from the coding sequence ATGAAAGTATTACTTATGTCAATAGGCACTAGAGGTGATTGCGAACCGTTTTTGGCAATCGCAAATCAATTAAAAAATAGAGGAGATGAAGTTATTTGCGTATTCCCTGAGCAATACAGATCTTTAGCGGAAGAAGAAAATTTTGAGTTTCATTCATTTGGAGCAGAGTTTGTAGAGTTGCTTAATAGCGATGAAGGACGTTATTTGATCGCTGGCAAAAATTCAGCAAAAAAGTTTAAAGCTACCTTGAAGTTATACAAATCATCGACTCCAATGCGAAAAAATTTGCTGGATATACAACATAAACTAATAGAAAGCATCGATCCAGACTGTATTATCTTTCATCCAAAAGTTATCTATCCTATTTCATGGAGTTTAAAAACTGGAAAAAATATCGTACTTCTGTGTCCCGTACCGTGCGCTGTGCATCCAATTGAAGGGTTTGCAAGCATCGGAATTAATAAAAATTTGGGAAAATTATGCAATAAATGGAGCTATGATATTGTTAATTATATTATGGGAATGTCGCTAAAAACGGCTTCTAAGGCATACTTCGATAATGAGTATTCGACGAAGAGGCTAACAAAAGCTCTCAAAGATGTAAAAATAATATACTCGGTTTCAAAAGCACTTATGGATTATCAAGAAGGATGGGGTGATAACATAAATATCGCTGGGTTTTTGGAGAGGGATAAAGTACACGCGTGGAGCATGCCAGATGGATTAGAATTGTTTTTAAGTCGCCATCCCAAAATAATATTAGTTACGTTTGGTAGCATGGTTAACATCGATCCAGAGCTCACCACCGCCATGGTTTTAGATGCGCTCAAAGAATGCAAAATTCCTGCTATTATAAACACTGCCGGAGGAGGTTTAGTTAAGCCCGCAGAACATGATGAAAAAAATATCTTCTTTACCGACAACATTCCATATGATTATATTTTACCACGAATGTACGCAACTATTCATCATGGCGGCGCCGGTACCACTCATTCATCTCTCAAATCTGGCTGCGCAACTATGGCAATTCCGCACGCTGTCGATCAACCGCTATGGAATCGCTGGATATACAACCTCGGTGTAGGCCCGCTAGGCGTTTCGATAAATAAATTATCAACAGCAATATTAAAGGAAAAACTGCTAGATTTATACAACACCTCGAGCTATAAGCAAAATGCTCTCAGGTTGAGCAAACAAATGAAAAACGATAACGACTATGAGCAATTGTACAACTTCATAATAAATTAA
- a CDS encoding ABC transporter ATP-binding protein yields MISITKLRKVYEDSGYEALKNINLEIDDGELVCLLGPSGCGKTTILNLVAGLLDPTDGDIKFDNESVINKHPKDRNIGLVFQNYALYPHMTVLENVMFPLTVGRRKMPRKEAEKIARKFMTVTNIVELASKKPGQMSGGQQQRVAITRALVQQPKVLLLDEPLSNLDARLRLKIREEIRRLIKEIGITTVFVTHDQEEALSISDKIVIMDQGVVQQHDIPPNLYLEPRNLFVAQFMGNPIINTFTMQLVDNILIGKDFSIGMDRLESDRFRKTIMGGTYVVGIRPEYFVLSNTPLFEVEITSVELIGKDSIINFSVNDEFCKAITDVNDGIQETDRVGLNIKYDKIYIFKEDGTRVY; encoded by the coding sequence ATGATTAGTATTACAAAACTGAGAAAAGTTTATGAAGATAGTGGCTATGAAGCTTTAAAGAATATTAATTTAGAAATCGATGATGGAGAGCTAGTGTGTTTACTAGGTCCTAGTGGATGCGGTAAGACCACGATTTTAAATTTGGTAGCAGGACTGCTGGATCCCACAGACGGCGACATTAAGTTTGACAATGAATCAGTAATTAATAAGCACCCCAAAGATAGAAACATTGGACTCGTATTTCAAAATTATGCATTGTATCCGCATATGACAGTTTTAGAAAACGTGATGTTTCCTTTAACAGTGGGGCGCAGAAAGATGCCTAGAAAGGAGGCCGAAAAGATTGCAAGGAAGTTTATGACGGTCACAAATATAGTGGAGTTGGCATCAAAGAAGCCGGGGCAAATGTCTGGAGGACAGCAGCAAAGAGTGGCTATCACGCGAGCACTCGTTCAGCAACCAAAAGTATTGTTATTAGATGAGCCGCTTAGCAATCTCGATGCGCGACTGCGATTAAAAATTCGCGAAGAAATTCGGCGGTTGATTAAGGAAATAGGAATCACCACTGTGTTTGTGACGCACGATCAAGAAGAAGCATTATCAATTAGCGACAAAATTGTTATTATGGATCAAGGGGTAGTTCAGCAGCACGACATACCGCCAAATTTATATCTTGAGCCGAGAAATTTATTTGTTGCTCAGTTTATGGGCAACCCTATCATTAACACTTTTACTATGCAGTTGGTAGATAATATATTGATAGGCAAAGATTTTTCGATAGGAATGGACAGGCTAGAGTCTGATCGATTTAGAAAAACAATTATGGGAGGAACGTATGTAGTAGGAATTCGTCCTGAGTATTTTGTATTAAGTAACACGCCGCTTTTTGAGGTTGAGATAACTTCTGTAGAGTTGATAGGCAAGGATAGTATTATCAACTTTTCTGTAAACGATGAATTTTGTAAAGCAATTACAGATGTAAATGATGGAATACAAGAGACCGATAGAGTTGGTCTAAATATTAAATATGACAAGATTTATATATTTAAAGAGGACGGGACAAGAGTATACTAG
- a CDS encoding carbohydrate ABC transporter permease, giving the protein MKKYRAETSPHAWLFLLPSLIIIGVFNLLPLIKTFVMSMQTGKTLNTMTFGGIKNFQDVLTDPKFHMAIINTAVYAFVVVPCGMIISMAIAVTIFEKIKHKAIFEAIFFMPYLTSTIAIGIVFRYLFNGDYGFINYILSWFNISPINFLNDPDMSIATLVLFGIWSGLAFNIIILLSGLRNIDDSYYKVADMLGATKREQFVRITLPQMIPIITFLLMVNFINAFKVYAQVFALFNGKPGIADSATTGVFYIFDKFYVDYKYGEGMAAAVILFLLILLFTLFQNFVLRKIAK; this is encoded by the coding sequence ATGAAAAAATATAGAGCAGAAACTTCACCACATGCATGGTTATTTTTATTACCATCGTTAATAATTATTGGTGTATTCAATTTGCTTCCTTTAATAAAGACCTTTGTTATGTCTATGCAGACAGGAAAAACGTTGAATACAATGACTTTTGGAGGAATAAAAAACTTTCAAGATGTGTTGACAGATCCTAAATTTCATATGGCAATAATCAATACTGCAGTGTATGCTTTTGTAGTTGTGCCATGTGGGATGATCATTTCTATGGCAATAGCAGTGACAATCTTCGAAAAAATTAAGCATAAAGCAATATTTGAAGCGATATTTTTTATGCCATATTTAACCAGTACTATTGCAATAGGTATAGTATTTAGATATCTGTTTAATGGAGACTATGGATTTATAAATTATATATTAAGTTGGTTTAATATTTCGCCTATAAATTTTTTAAATGATCCGGATATGAGTATAGCCACCTTAGTACTATTTGGAATATGGTCTGGGCTTGCGTTTAACATTATTATTTTGCTATCGGGGTTGAGAAATATTGATGACAGCTATTATAAAGTAGCAGATATGTTGGGAGCAACGAAGCGAGAACAATTTGTACGAATAACGCTTCCGCAAATGATTCCTATAATTACATTTTTGCTGATGGTAAACTTTATCAATGCGTTTAAGGTGTATGCTCAAGTGTTTGCGTTATTTAATGGCAAGCCAGGAATAGCCGATAGCGCAACGACAGGAGTGTTTTACATCTTCGATAAGTTTTATGTGGATTATAAATATGGAGAAGGCATGGCAGCTGCAGTTATTCTGTTTTTGTTGATACTCTTATTTACACTATTTCAAAATTTTGTATTGAGAAAAATAGCAAAGTAG
- a CDS encoding carbohydrate ABC transporter permease, whose amino-acid sequence MKKSADRILGDAVSKMFVTIMAIITLFPFVYMILTSLMTFQEATSIPPTLIPADPQFGNYAEALRQAPFARYFANTIIVASCSTLGTVINCILAAFALVKLQFQGKKVLLMGMAALMMVPYEVTVFTNYQTIAQLGWLNSYQALIVPSLASIFYTFYLKEYLSSIPISYYKAAKVDGCTDLEFIARILIPLAKPALFTMSILSFISGWNSFLWPILVTNDTSMRLLSNGLTAFATESGSDVQLQMAASAISVIPIVIIYVMFRKQIIRGVVKSGVKG is encoded by the coding sequence ATGAAAAAATCAGCAGATAGAATTTTGGGAGATGCTGTATCAAAAATGTTTGTAACTATTATGGCCATTATTACATTGTTTCCATTTGTATACATGATTTTAACAAGCCTAATGACTTTTCAAGAGGCAACGAGCATTCCTCCTACATTGATTCCAGCAGATCCTCAGTTTGGTAACTACGCAGAAGCGCTAAGGCAAGCACCCTTTGCAAGATATTTTGCTAATACCATAATTGTCGCAAGTTGCTCTACTTTGGGAACAGTGATCAATTGCATATTGGCAGCGTTTGCATTGGTAAAGTTACAGTTTCAGGGCAAAAAGGTGTTGTTGATGGGGATGGCAGCATTGATGATGGTACCCTATGAAGTAACAGTGTTTACAAACTATCAAACCATCGCGCAACTGGGGTGGTTAAATAGTTATCAAGCATTGATTGTCCCGTCGCTTGCAAGTATTTTTTATACATTTTACTTGAAAGAATATTTATCTAGTATACCAATTTCATATTATAAGGCAGCAAAAGTAGATGGGTGCACTGACCTTGAGTTTATAGCACGAATTTTAATTCCTCTTGCTAAGCCGGCATTATTTACTATGAGTATATTAAGTTTTATAAGTGGATGGAATTCGTTTTTGTGGCCGATTTTAGTAACCAATGATACTAGTATGAGATTATTGAGTAATGGGCTAACGGCATTTGCGACGGAAAGTGGAAGCGATGTTCAGCTGCAAATGGCGGCCTCGGCAATATCTGTTATTCCAATAGTGATCATTTATGTAATGTTTCGAAAGCAAATTATAAGAGGAGTTGTAAAAAGTGGAGTTAAAGGATAA
- a CDS encoding MBL fold metallo-hydrolase, which produces MELKDKQTRVTFHNGIGTIGGTIIEVAYKDSQIFFDFGSEYDPGAEIQPRDLQGLLDAKLVPYLNIFDPGIPIDRHTENTFEHKAVFLSHVHLDHSKIINYLDPAVPLYTLYGTKSLLETLNINDDFLFPLHGAHEKNVREIVGVSDNAEIEVGKIRVKVMPVDHDAYGASGLYIETPDLTISYTGDIRLHGYRAEETIKFCEKSKGCDLLLIEGVSISFQEVDEVSVDAMSEVELVEAIDALIKANPTKQITFNYYITNIERIMKIIEKNPRTVVLDAYYSYILKDATGFESLYYSCDDKNYGLDANKRISYDILLSDKGKYFWQLTNKEDVKKLKSGGIYIHSNAMPLGEFDPAYAPFVESFAVKGIAFELMGSSGHAYPKDLMWIIDKIKPKLLIPIHSYHPERLLNKNGDRMLPFKGQVI; this is translated from the coding sequence GTGGAGTTAAAGGATAAGCAAACTAGAGTTACATTTCATAATGGCATAGGTACTATTGGAGGGACTATAATAGAAGTTGCGTATAAGGATAGTCAAATATTTTTTGATTTTGGTAGCGAATATGATCCTGGGGCAGAGATTCAGCCAAGGGATCTGCAGGGGCTATTGGATGCGAAGCTGGTGCCGTACCTAAATATATTCGATCCTGGGATACCAATAGATCGGCATACAGAAAATACTTTCGAACATAAAGCAGTATTTTTGTCACATGTTCATCTGGATCATTCTAAAATTATTAATTATTTGGATCCAGCAGTGCCGCTATATACATTATATGGAACCAAATCATTGCTAGAGACGCTTAATATCAACGACGATTTTTTGTTTCCGCTGCATGGGGCACATGAAAAAAACGTACGAGAAATCGTTGGAGTATCAGATAATGCAGAAATAGAGGTTGGTAAAATAAGGGTAAAAGTGATGCCAGTAGACCATGATGCCTACGGTGCAAGCGGGTTGTATATAGAAACACCGGATCTAACAATTTCATATACAGGAGACATTCGATTACATGGCTACCGTGCAGAAGAGACGATTAAGTTTTGCGAGAAAAGTAAAGGGTGTGATCTACTTCTAATAGAGGGAGTGAGTATATCTTTTCAAGAAGTAGATGAAGTTTCGGTAGATGCTATGAGCGAAGTAGAATTAGTTGAGGCGATTGATGCGTTGATAAAAGCAAATCCTACAAAACAGATAACATTTAATTATTATATTACAAACATTGAACGAATTATGAAAATCATAGAAAAAAATCCTCGAACAGTTGTATTAGATGCATATTATTCATATATTTTAAAAGATGCCACAGGATTTGAATCACTATATTATAGTTGTGACGATAAGAACTATGGATTAGATGCTAACAAACGCATAAGCTATGACATATTGTTGTCAGATAAAGGAAAATACTTTTGGCAATTAACAAATAAAGAGGATGTGAAAAAACTTAAGAGTGGCGGAATATATATTCACTCTAATGCGATGCCTTTAGGAGAGTTTGATCCAGCATATGCTCCATTTGTCGAAAGCTTTGCAGTAAAAGGGATAGCGTTTGAATTGATGGGATCTAGCGGGCATGCGTACCCAAAAGACTTAATGTGGATCATTGATAAAATTAAACCCAAGTTGCTGATTCCTATCCATTCATATCATCCTGAGAGATTGTTAAATAAAAATGGTGATAGAATGCTTCCATTTAAGGGGCAAGTAATATAA
- a CDS encoding extracellular solute-binding protein has protein sequence MKGTDIMNCKKFFVLAGFAAVVLAGCGSNESPVVVESETILTELTEPVKFVFWHAMAGEQQEMLIELTDQFMIENPEITVTLQNQSSYKDLQQKLTLNMSSPKQLPTLTQAYPNWMENAIIDNLLVDLTPYIEDPIVGYDHYEDIIKGFRDGTEINGKIYSIPFNKSTEVLWYNKTLFDELNLTPPTTYEELAQTAKTIYDETGIIGAGFDSLSNYYTTYLYNEGLELDPELDVTGPESVAAVDYYLDGIQDGYFRIAGTDIFLSGPFGNELIGMYMGSNAGESFIEKSVGDKFEVGVAPYPADAVMQQGTDIFMFNSSSREQRLAAFEYLKFLTSTDSQVKWGIATGYLPVRASAMESESYINSGSLVAPIVEEATESLYTTNPDLATDGAFREAATVLEHILAQPDEPDVDKNLTGYKNTLVEIWE, from the coding sequence ATGAAAGGAACTGATATTATGAATTGTAAAAAATTTTTTGTACTAGCAGGATTTGCCGCAGTAGTATTAGCTGGATGTGGTAGTAATGAATCTCCAGTAGTTGTGGAGTCAGAAACTATTCTGACAGAGCTTACCGAACCAGTTAAATTTGTATTTTGGCACGCAATGGCAGGTGAGCAACAAGAGATGTTAATAGAGCTAACTGATCAATTTATGATCGAAAATCCTGAAATTACGGTAACACTGCAAAATCAATCTAGCTACAAAGACTTGCAGCAAAAGCTCACTCTAAATATGTCTAGCCCAAAGCAATTGCCGACATTAACGCAAGCATATCCAAATTGGATGGAAAACGCGATAATAGATAATTTGCTTGTAGACTTAACACCTTATATTGAGGACCCGATTGTGGGATATGATCACTACGAAGACATTATAAAAGGATTTCGAGATGGCACAGAAATCAATGGCAAAATTTATTCGATTCCATTTAATAAATCCACAGAAGTTTTATGGTACAATAAGACACTTTTTGATGAGCTAAACCTAACTCCGCCTACAACTTATGAGGAGCTAGCGCAAACAGCCAAAACGATATATGATGAAACAGGTATTATAGGCGCAGGATTTGACTCATTGAGTAATTATTATACAACATATTTATATAATGAAGGGTTGGAACTAGACCCAGAACTTGATGTTACGGGTCCGGAATCTGTCGCTGCAGTGGATTATTATTTAGACGGTATACAAGACGGGTATTTTAGAATAGCAGGAACAGATATATTTTTGTCGGGACCATTTGGAAACGAGTTGATTGGGATGTATATGGGATCTAACGCTGGAGAATCTTTTATAGAAAAGAGTGTAGGAGATAAGTTTGAAGTAGGTGTGGCACCATATCCAGCAGATGCGGTAATGCAACAAGGGACCGATATATTTATGTTTAATTCATCTTCTCGAGAACAAAGATTGGCGGCATTTGAGTATCTAAAATTTTTGACTAGTACAGACTCACAGGTAAAATGGGGTATTGCAACGGGATATCTTCCAGTTAGAGCTTCCGCGATGGAAAGTGAATCATATATTAATTCAGGAAGCTTGGTTGCACCTATTGTGGAAGAGGCCACAGAGAGTTTGTATACCACAAATCCAGATTTAGCGACAGACGGAGCATTTAGAGAGGCTGCAACAGTGTTAGAACATATACTAGCACAGCCTGATGAGCCTGATGTTGATAAAAATTTAACAGGCTATAAAAATACTTTGGTAGAAATTTGGGAATAG